The DNA sequence TTTTTTCCAGTCTTTGGTGAATACTTCCGGTATGACACTCCACATCCGGCAGGTAACATACAGAGCTTCTTAAAAATCTTGAATCATCCAAATATTTGTGTGTTCACAGACTAGAAGTGAACTTCAACGACTGAATTGCCATCTCATTGTTCATTTCCAACCTTGGCACGGCCCCCAGGCGACGTGGGTCAGATTCTGTTTCTTGTTTCTGacagttttcttcttttggttgGGCACAGCTTGCTGGAAGAAATTCTCACCATATTATTGAGGCAACCTTCAAAGCATTTGCAAGGGCTCTCAGACAAGCAACAGAATCTGACCCACGTCGCCTGGGGGCCGTGCCAAGGTTTGAAATGAACTTATctcaattgaaaatgaataataGTCTTTGAATGGATGGTTTATtgcattaaatttttttttttggacaaaattccATTAATTCTCTTTGGCATATGAAACTCAATCTTAACTTTGTGGAGCGTATTCTGCGCAGTTCGAAAGGCGTCTTGTCACGCTCTTGATGCTTCATATCCCGTCTTCAATGTTAAGCCGCAAGTAAAATTATCATCAGATTTACCAGAGTGTCAATGGTTCCGGTGATGGATGCTACGTTGTTGGTCTATGTCTACATGGCAGATCATTGTTGTATGTGTAACATTATAATTGGAATAAACTTTTCCATGTTGTTGATTCCATGTAGGAACAAAACCAAAGATTTTGATTTATTAAGAGTTTAGTTTGTTCCGAAACTGAAAGCGatctatttgttttctatgaaaATGTGAAGGGAAAAGAGCCGCATAACAAATAAGGAAACGATGgatgatttgttttctatggatatATCTGATGTTAACAAATTAGTCTTCCAACTTCCAAAACTCCGATTTTCCAACTCAAATCGAACTCAAATCCCACATTCTAACACGATCAAGATTATTTGCAAATCTTCCGGGTCGCCTTCTTCCGCTGATAATGAAAAATGGGTGCAATCAGATGTTTGCAATGGCATGCTAAACAAGGCAATGTAGGTGCCAGGAGTTGGCTGCAATCCCTTGTCCAACGTTTCCACAAAGTACATCTTTATAGTGTTATTGTTCCAAAACGTCACGGTTACAGCATACTTGTTCCATGCAACTTTACTCCCACATGGAAGGCATTATGAgtcaacaaaacaaacacacaaagaGTAGAGCAATGGTGGCAATGGTGGGTGGTATGGTGCTAGCCTTCTACGGTTTGAATTAATGGAGCAGCAGATATTGTTGTCATTGTAGTGTGTGTAAATGAATTGATATCCATTTTGGTTTGGAGTGTGATACAAACAATTAGGGGAGGCGCATTCCAACATCAAACCTCGATTACAACAGTAAATGCAATATTATATACATTAAACTCACTGTTAAGTGACTTCCGAAAATTccgttaaatgatgatgtgCCATAAGCAATCTGGCTATTATTTGTTATATTAGCTCATGCTAGTGCATACACATACaactattaaaatatttttgctaGCTTCACACAAATGGTACTGTTGCTTttcaaagattgtttttgtatttcttttcttATCTGCAACCCAACTCTACAGCCAAATATAAGGAGGCTATCCCTCCTTCCTTAATTTATGCCATAATCAGCAGCTTTAGTAAAGCTAACAGCAGCTCCTTGAATTAAGGAGTTGACCACTATACAAGAATTGCTAaacacaagaaaaagaaaagacaacCGGCACTTAGAAAACAGTAACTAAATCCCTATTGTCCAAGActtccaatactccccctcaagttggatcCAGAAGATTGATGGATCCAAGCTTGGACAGAAGCCTTTGAAACTGATGAGAGGCCAAGGGTTTGGTGAATATATCGGCCAACTGATCGGAGCTTCTTGTATAATACGTCTGAATCACCTGCGACTGTACTTGTTCACGTACATAGTGACAGTCTATTTCAATGTGTTTTGTCCTCTTGTGGAACACTAGGTTTGATGCTATGTGCATGGCTGCTTGGTTGTCACAAAATAAGTTCATAGGTTGAGTCGTAAACACACCTAAGTCACACAGAAGTCCCTTTAGCCATATCAGCTTACACGCGATTGATGCTATTGCATGATATTTAGCTTCGGCACTTGATCTTGCGATGACAGTTTGCTTTTTGCTCTTCCACGTGACCAAGTTTCCACCGACAAAGGTGCAGTAACCAGTTGTGGACTTGCGATCGATTGCATTTCCTGCCCAATCTGTGTCACAGTACCCCATGATTTGggtgttttcattcttcttCATGATGATGCCACGACCCACGAACCCTTTTAAGTAATGTAAGATCCTTTTGACGAGGTTCAAATGATCGATTATGGGAGAGTGCATGAATTGACTGGCGGTACTCACTGAATATGTGATGTCAAGCCTGGTGATTGTTAGATAGATTAACTTACCAACCAGTCTCTGATAGTGGCTGATATCCGAGAGTTGCGTGCCCCCTAAGTTAAGTTTGAGCTTGCTATCGAGAGGAGTATTTGCAGGCTTAGCATCACTCATTTTAGCATCCTTGAGTAGGTCCAGGATGTATTTACGTTGATTAAGAAATAGTCCCTTGTGAGAAGTTGCCATCTCTATTCCAAGAAAGTACTTCAACATCCCAAGATATTTAATTGCAAATCTTTGTTGAAGTGACTGTTTGAGTTTGGAAATCTCTTCAGCATTATCACCTGTAATTATTAAGTCATCCACATATATCAACACAACCAATTTGCCCACAGCTCTAGTATGAACAAACAATGATGAATCTGCATTGCTTCTTGTGAAACCAACGCTATTAAGCACTGAATTTAGTTTGGCATACCAAGCTCGTGGAGATTGCTTCAGTCCATAAATCGATTTGTGCAATTTACACACTAAATCAGGCTCATGGCATTGAGGATGCCCTGGTGGCAATTTCATATAGACCTCTTCTTCAAGATCACCATGTAGAAAGGcgttcttcacgtccatttggtaTATGGACCAACCCTTATTAACAGTAACGGAcaataaaaccctaattgaGTTCATTTTTGCAACAGGTGCAAAAGTTTCTTTTTAATCCACCTCAAATGTTTGTGTGAATCCCCGAGCCACCAGCCTTGCTTTATGCCTTTCAATTGAACCATCTGAATTAAACTTGATCTTATAGATCCATTTGCAACCCACTGCATTTTTTCCTTGTGGAAGTTTGGTGATGCTTCAGGTTTTGTGTAGGTCTAGTGCTTTGAGTTCTTCTCTCATTGCTTCTTTCCACACATCTTGGTTGTTAGCCTCATGAAAGTTTTGAGACTCACTGTGACTTAAGATGGTGCTAAGAAATGCAGCATGAGATGGAGTCAACTTTTGATACCACACATAATTGGAGATTGGATGCTTGGGATTGTAAGTGACAAAATCTTGAAACCTTGTAAGAGGTTGTCTATTACGCATAGGATTGCGTCGTAGTGCTGGTACAGTTGTCTCACACTCATTCAAATTTTCAGCCACACTTTGAAGATTATCTTGGTTGTCGCTGTCATCATCAAGCATGAAACCATCAGGATGAATGCCTTCATTGTTACCTTCAGTGAGTGGTGCATGTGGTTCATCATTATCGGAACCTCTTCTTGTTGAAGCATTATTGAGCCCGATTCTTGGTAGAGGAAACACATCAAAGATACACTCCCCCTGACTTGTGGTTTCAAGGGACTTTCTGAAAAAAGGATTAGTTTCATGGAATCGAACATCTTTAGTTATAATCATTTTTCTCAGCTGAGGATCATAGCACTTATATCCCTTTTGTGTTGATgaataacaaagaaaaatacatttaagAGCTCTAGGATCCAATTTATCTCGATGATGTGGTTGAACATGAGTAAAGCAGACACAACTAAAGACTCTAAGATGTGAAAGGTTAATTTTCCTTCCGTTCATGACCTCAAGAGGAGATTTAAAATCTAAGACTCGGCTAGGAAGTCTATTGATGATGTAGACAACAGCCATGACTCTTTGAGACCAAAATATTTTTGGTACATTCATTTGTAACATTAATGCTCTAGTATTTTCAAGTATGTCACGATTTTTTCTTTCggctacaccattttgttgaggtgtgCAAACACAACTTGTTTGATGCATGATACCATGATTGCTCAAATATTGTGTCATGATATGGGACATGTATTCGGTGCCATTGTCAGATCTTAAGGTTTGAATTTGAGAGGAGAAATGTTCTTAACAAGATTATTAAAATCCGTAAACACTTCCATTACTTCACTCTTAGACTTTAAAAGGTACAACCATGTGGCTCTagagaaatcatcaacaaatattACATAATATTTATAACCATCCAAAGATTCACACGTTGGTCCCCATACATCTGAGTGAACAAGTTCAAACAACTTACTGGCCTTAGATAAGGATGAGTTAAAAGGCAATCTAGTGGCCTTAGATAAATGACAGGTTTCACATGGAATTAAATCCTTCCCTAAGTTTGGAAACAAAGAAGACAAAATAGGTTGAGAAGGATGAGCTAGACGTTGATGCCACAATTGATTATTTTGGGATGAATTGGACTTGGCTTGAAACCCTTTGGAACTGCTCTTTGATATGTAATAGAGACCATCTAGATAAAACCCTTCACCAATTGTCTTCTTGGTGACACAATCCTGAAAAATGACATTGTGAGAAGAGAAGATGGCTAAACAATTCAAGGTATTGGTGATTTTTCCCATAGATAGGAgttggaaaggaaaagaaggaacatATAAGGCCACTGACTCAATTTTGTCCGACATTAAGTTGATTTTTCCCTTTCCTAAAACCTTGGCACTTTCACCATTTGCAGTTGACACTTGAGAATGTTTTGATAATTTTTCAAACTTATGAAACTTAGAAACTTGGTTGGTCATATGATCTGTGGCACCCGAATCAACAATCAAAAAATCATGCAACATATTTACATTAAGAGCAGTTTTGAATGAATTCATGATACCTTGCATGTCTTCTTGAGGTATGTGTTCAGTGTCTGCCATGAAACCAGCAAACTTGCCTAGCAAAGCTGTTGAGTTTCCatcttcaaaattgaccgtttGATCACTTTTAGTCCCTTATTTCTTGCTTTGAAGATACGCTGCAAACTCATTTATGAGTGCAGCCGGATTTgctgtgaagcttttgagtgtGTCAGACCTATTTGAGGTTGAGGCAGATGCATGGTTGGCTCTGTGTGTAGCTCGGTTCAGCTTTTGAAAGCCCTTGTTGTCCTTCATAAAATCAGGTTTTAATTCTGGATGTAAAATACAACATGTCTCTTTAACATGACCGGTATAGTTGCAGTGATGGCACTTCAAGTGTGGATTCTTCCTTTTGTATTTTCCTTCGTTGGTTAGATAGGCCCTAGCTTCAGATACATTGGTCTTTATACCAATGTTCATGACTTTCCTTCGTACTTCTTCACGTTGGATTGTTGTACATACACTGGTGAAGGAAGGCAGTTCAGTGTTCATGAGTATGTGGCTTCGTAGGTCTTCATATTCTGCATCGAGACTTAACAAGAGTTGGAATATCTTGTATTCTTCTGCCCTATTCAGTAGCACAGACGCTTCAGTTGTATAGGGTCAATACAATtccaactcattccacatgCTCTTCATGCTGCCTAGAAGTTGTACAAAAGGCTTTCCTTTTTGTTGCAGGTTGGAAATGTCCTTTTTTAATTGAAACACACGTGCAACATTGTTCTGACTACCATACATTTCCTTGACAGTCTCCCATAGCTTGAATGATGATTCAGAATAATTGAATATTTCAGCTAGTTTACGTTCCATGGAATTTAGGAGCCAGGACATAATTAGCTGATCCTTGCAAAGCCAGGTTTCATTAGTTGAAGAGGAAGAATCAGGAACTTCGATGCTTCCATTTATAAACCCTAACTTGGACCTTCCACCTAGGGCAAGACTTACTGCTTTTGACCAAGGCAAGTAATTAAACTCATTCAACAAGATTgagcttaatctttgattagGGTTGACATCCATCTTAGACACATTCAAGGAGGAAATGACCTGTGAACTTTCAGCTTCAGACCCAGAAGGATTTTCTTTCGCCATATTGAAGGTTGAATAAGATCGGATGATAGTAATGCAGAAGCATGTTATTTTCcctgctctaataccatgttgcttttcaaagattgtttttgtATTGCTTTTCTTATCTGCAACGCAACTCTACAGCCAAATATAAGGAGGCTATCCCTCTTTCCTTAATTTATGCCATAATCAGAGGCTTTAGGAAAGCTAACAGCAGCTCCTTGAATTAAGGAGTTGACCACTATACAAGAATTGCTAaacataagaaaaagaaaagacagccggcacttagaaaacaataactAAATCCCTATTGTCCAAGACTTCCAATAGGTACGAATGGGAAATTGGAGCGTTAGTCCATCAATTTTAGTCGAGCTTTGCTCTCTGAATCAAAAGTCCAAGAGTATTGGTCTAGAACTTGTCACAATGTGAAACAACAATCCTTTTGAGGTTACAACTATGGTCTCTTATTTCCCTTTAAAATGTTTTATTTTGTAAGataaaaaatgttttattttgGATGAAAGTTGTCACGGTGCTATCCAAAATAATTATTACTAcacattttaataaatttaCGATACAGACAGAATCACTTTGCATCCAATGTCTCCACATACATTCAATAATTCACACATGAAAACTTGGAATCAAAATTCTCCATTAGAACTGAAAGCATCTCCTTGGCGTAATGCGGTTATCTCTTGCTCGACTAAACAGAACAAAcatcaaaattaaaattctaCAAGACTCAACACTTACATGAGTAATGAAAGAAAACAGGAATATGGTTTTGATTAGAGAACACTAAACTTGTTCGTTACATCATAATTAAGCGATTAGTTGCAACAGTCAATACGAAAGCATATCTGGAATTACTAATCTTAATGCTACCAGTAGCAATTACACTAAACTTTCTGCATCAGACaacataacaacaacaacaggcCAACCGTATTCACTGCATGATGTTCTGAAGCCTGTTTGTCAAGGAAGAAACACAAGGCAGGTGAGATTTGTCAAACAGAATTTCCATGACCTCTTGGACCACTTCACCTTTTCTTCCTCTTAGCACCTCCCTCACAGCGCCCTCGTCAGGCTCAAATCCATTGCCCTTCATCTGATTCAAAAACTCCCTTCCCTCATCCACTCCCTTGTCCCCCTGCCGAGTAAAGCCCTCAAACACTGCTGTGTAGGTACCTGCGTTAGGATgcattttcttcttcatcatatCCAGCAAGTTAACCTTGGCAGACTTAAACAAGTTTGGATCAGCAGAGAGTGCCTTGATGAGGACACTATAAGTGTACAAGTTATGAGTGATCTTAGCCGCTAACATGCGAAGGTAGGCATCGAAAGCTCCCTTAATCTTGCCAGCAGCAACATAGGCCTGGATGATAGTTGTGTGCATGACAAATGAGGGATATATGCCCGTCTCAAAGACCGGCTCAAAAAGCTCAAAGGCCTCATCCCCATAGCCATCATCCACCAGACCACTGAGCATATCAAATCCAAATTTCATGACTGCCTCTCGATCGATGCGCCACTTCAAGAAGATTTCTTTCATCTCCTCGTCATCGATTCTGGTGGCATATTCGAACATCCTGAATGTATCAACTGCATCTTCAAGGTGGTCGTGGAACTCAAAATAACTTGGGTTGTCAAGCACAAGACCCTTATCTTTAATTTGCTTCATAAACTCTCTGGCCTCCTCTATCACCTTCGTCTTGCTGTCCGACTGGCAGGCAATGGCCTTCATCACGAGGGTATAGGTACCGGAATCAGGCTGCATTCCCTTCTCAAGCATTTGTAGAAAGTACTTCTTAGCATACTGAACAGCAGAGGGGCAAGGATTATGGAAGGCGATCATCTTGATGATCATATTGTATGATTCAGCCTTAATTGGGATCCCATATTCTAACATGAGCAAGATTGTTTCCAAGTCTTCTGGGTCGCCTTCTTTGCCTGATATACTGCAAAAATAGGTGCAATCAGATATTGCAATGGCATGTTAAACAATGACAGCAAGTATGTTAGATAATCTGGAACGAAATCTGGAATTGAGTGAAGGACTAAACCAGCTACATTAGGTAGACTCCCTTTTTTATATGGATCGAAATTGGTTGCTAACTACATAACATAGCGATCAATCAGCACACAACAAAACTTGGATGTACTCACCATCTTTCTCATTTAAGACTTTTATCCTCTTAGCTAGCACAGCCTCAGCAAACTCCATGAACTCCATGTCCTCTGCCTTAGCTCCCTTGGACATGGCTTTATAGATATCACTATTGGGTATTATTCTCTTGTCCAACATCTCAAGAAAGTATTTCCTGGCAATCAGAACGAAATCCGAGTCAGCAGACAATGCCTTGATCAGTACACTGTAAGTGTACAAATTGGGGTCGACCCCATTGGCCAACATGTGCTTGTAAGCCTTGAGAGCACCATTAGCCTTCCCAGCATTGGCGTAGGCCTCAATCACGACAGTATGGATGGCCACGTCGGGAATTATTCCCCTATTGTTCTGTTTATAGAATTCATTGGCTTGATCAACTTGGTTGTCCTTTAACAAACCATGATACATTGTCCATGCTTCTTCCACAATCCAATTGGTGCGCAtcttttcaaatgtttgttgcATTTCCTTATCATTAGTGTCTTTGGTAGCATTTTCAAACACCTTCCTTTGACGAAAAGCAGCTTCAACTAGGCCTTCAGTGATAAATGGAATTTCTTGATCCCTCTCAGCTGTATGAAAATCATCTAGAGGAAGCACAAACCCTTTAGCTTTAATCAGCTCTCCAAACTCCTTTCTATCTCTGCCCTCATCAAGTTTCTCAAACAAGGCAATGTAGGTGCCAGAAGTTGGCTGCAATCTTTTGTCCAACATTTCCACAAAGTACATCTTTGCAAACTTAACGAAATGTGGAAAATTAGGGTCCCTAAGGGAGCAAGAAGCAAGTTCCTTGATGATCACGGTATAGGTGTACGCATTGGGGGTTATCTCGTTTGCTAACATCTTCAGAAACACTTTGCAAGCATCACTAGTTCTTCAGGCACTGGCATAGGAGTCCATGACGGAGGTGAGGGGGACAACCTTGGGAACAATACCATTGTTGCCGGCCTGGGACCCGATCTCAGTAGCCACGTCAAGGTTGAGGCCGTATCTGGTCAATTCAACAATCATCTTGATTGTATGTGCGCACATGCTTTCTTGGGTCAACATGTTCTGGAGGATTTGGTCGTAGTCTTTGGGGGCATATTTCATATCGTCCAATTGCTTCAAGTCGCTCAGAGAGAGGTTGCTGGTTGTCTTGGAGGAAGATGCCATTGCTGAAAATGAAAGGAACTTGTGAtcgaaaacaaagaaaaggacaAGTTTGTCAGCCAAAAACTAGTGAAAGAAGAGAGCTTTGTCACCAGAAACCAAGAAAATGAGACAACTTGTatgcaaaaacaaagaaaatgagagAGCTTTATGTCAGCACTGTAAATCCATATGAACCCTAACTCATTGAACAAACGGGATACTCTTAAATCTTTTAGCAAGATCTGGAAACTAAATGTATAACCAAACAAGATGATGAAAATACACGCCTGCTGCTTGTGAGGAAAAATAAAAGCAGAGAACTTGACAACACTTGTGggcaaaaccaaagaaaatgagagaacTTGGGAGAAAAATCAGAGAAAATGAAAGCTTTTGAGCAAAAACTAAGAAAATGAGAGAATTAGTGActaaaaactaagaaaataagAACTCTTTTGGCCAAAATCAACGAGAAAATGAGAACAGTGGTGGGAAAAACCAAAGGAGAGAATTAGTgacaaaaaaaactaagaaaatgAGAGGGCTTTTGAGCAAAAAACCAAGAAAACGAGAGAATTAGTGACAAAATACTAAGAAATGAGAGAGCCTTTGAGCAAAAACTaagaaaatgagagaatttGTGACaataaaactaagaaaatgAGAGAGGTTAGAGCAAAGGCACGGGAAAGGCGACAACTTTggtgcaaaaacaaaaaaaatggaaagcTTTTGAGCAAAAACTAAGAAAAGGAGAGAGCCTTTGATTTTATTCAACAAAACATAAATCCCAACCAAAATGCTACAAAATAAGTAAATGATCAACCAAACCAACAAGAAGACAAGAGAAAAGAAACAAACCTGAAAACGCTTCCGGTGGAATGGATTCGTAGCTGCTGCGAGTGGAGCTTTTAGTATTTGGAGGAAACAAAGTAGAGAGCTTGAGAGGGATTTTTCAGTATTTTTttcagtgaaaaaaaaaatgacgcCTGAGAGAATCTTAAAGGAAGATGTCAAAATTGTCACGTAAGCATACAACAGTTAAAAATGGCAACAAACTCTGCTTTGTTTCCTACATGGCaattttgacattttttttttaaagatactCTCAAGcgtcatttttttttcactgaaaaaaaaaaaactgaaaaatccCTCTCAAGCTCCCTGCTTTGTTTCCTCCAAATCCTAAAAGCTCTACTTGCTGCAACTACGAATAATATCGTGCCATGTGAAAGATGAATTAAAAGGAAGGATATGTGATTTTGGTTCCAGCTGGTTCAAATGAGGAAAATGACTTATGTGCAACGGGtattccaacacaatgatctTCCGGATCGCTAACGTAATGCCATGTGTAAGTCTATATTCACATGGCATTATATGATTGAGTCGAATATAACAGTCGCAGTATACCCATTAGATGTAAAAATACTTTCACATAGAGCAGAGAAATGGTGCTATAATGCTTCCGTTTGAATTAATGACTGTCTGTGTGTCCGATTGAATCAGCCATATtgaccaaaaattaaaatcaagggAGTGGTCTGGCTTCCCAATAATATTGTGCCATGGAGCTTAATTGGTTGTAATTataagttaaatttttttttatctagtTTGGTTTGGAATGCGATACGAGCGATATTAAGAGAGGAAATCTCACTAAACCTCAAAATTATTTCAATATTAAAGAATAAGTGATGATTTAGTCCTTAAATTgctatttgaataaaaaataagttTCTAAATAATGATTTTTGAGGCTATTATATCCAACTAATTTTCTATCAAGTTAAGTTACATGACTTGCTTGTAACacagaatgaatttaggaactCAAATTCTCTATCCCAATTAGagtaaaacaacaaagaaagaaaagattaGAAAGACCGTTCTAGCAGTTAGTTACCAacaatttagcaaaaataaaccaattttaattcaatgaatctcccaaaaacaagaaaaaacgaTAGAGCCAACGCCAATGGCGCACGAGGCCTACCATGCCGAGGTTGATGCTTAAAGCGAGTGTAACAAGCGCTCATCTTCCCATCAATATGGTCAGTTTATTTCCTGGTTTGAAAGGTTACTTCAATTTTAACCTAATGCCAAATGCACTATTCTTTTCGGCACCAATGTGGAACAACActcaaatttgaacaaaatcAGAACCATATGTGCTGGTGTCTGTGATCATGAATCATCAGTGGTACGTCTACGGAATGTATCATCCTGcaactttctttttgtttcgAAGCAGCGAATATCAACCAAAACTGCAAACAGACATGGCTTATTTGATCCTTTACGTGTGTTTGTAGATTCTTTTATGGCTGAGATACATGAAAAATGAATGATATTGATAATTTACAAACATTGACGCGAGCTTCATAGTTCACGCGAGCTTCATAGTTCAGCATTTTACGACACTAATTCCAAGAACGACGAAAGCATTTTACCGATGCCACACCATTGTTTTCTCCACAAGTAATGCCCATTGTTTATGTGATAAGATATAATGCAGCTTGAAAGGGACTCTTTTTCTGGATATCCTGTATGGAGGAGGAAGTGGATAAATAGATCCAACACCCACAACTACAACAGATTTGAGGCAAAGTTCGAGCTTCCCACAAATAATAGTCTTGATTCTCGAGCTGCACGTATTCGTAAAACTTGGAAGCATTCCGACAAGGTTTGAAACAAACCATGAAGGTAACTTGAAGTTAAAACAAGATGAAAACATATTCCGCCAAGCTACGGAAAAAACTGGAAAATcagcaaagaaagaaaagaggaatATGATTTACACACAATCACATAAAACTGGAGAAAACAATGGTACAAATTAAACATACGCCAACATTCCTTCTAGGCTTCCACCATATATTACCCAATTATACATAAGAGAGGAAGCAATATCGATCTCTGATGCCCCGAATAAAGGCAATGCCGTCACAAAAACTCTTCAGCTGTGTTCAAGTCATTCAATATTTCAGACTTGACTTGTTCAGGCAGTGGAGCAGATGGCCCTGCCTTGGAGTAAAATCCGGCCAACGATCTTATTGCTTTCTCTATCTCAACGTAAGATTCCTGCAAAAGTGAACCAATCGAAAGGACTTTAGATTATTCTTAGCGATCAATCAACTAACTCGACAATTCCATTCCATTTCTTCGAACATACACGCAAACTAATTAGCTATATATACCTCTTGAGCCACCTCTTGTTGTCCTCTCCAAGTGCTCAAATACTCTCGAATCGATTCCTTCGCTGCATCTGCAGTTCGTCGAAATTTAGCATTATCCTTGGTGTCTTCGTTCAGTGATTCACGCAGTGTCTTCACAACCTCTTTTGCCGACTTCAAGTAAGCCTTTGGCAACACTTTTCCGGACTTTGTTTTCTCACTGGGATCGAACAGCGTTTTA is a window from the Malus domestica chromosome 16, GDT2T_hap1 genome containing:
- the LOC103403919 gene encoding photosystem II D1 precursor processing protein PSB27-H2, chloroplastic, which translates into the protein MKNMALLAEKICLPVLFRTRENNTFKPAKQYKVRSRCELPSQEASSSRRHFVTCAGASIATVLTISNVLAPSPVWADDKSNGEEENDGVIGALKTLFDPSEKTKSGKVLPKAYLKSAKEVVKTLRESLNEDTKDNAKFRRTADAAKESIREYLSTWRGQQEVAQEESYVEIEKAIRSLAGFYSKAGPSAPLPEQVKSEILNDLNTAEEFL
- the LOC103428371 gene encoding pentatricopeptide repeat-containing protein At1g63330-like is translated as MLANEITPNAYTYTVIIKELASCSLRDPNFPHFVKFAKMYFVEMLDKRLQPTSGTYIALFEKLDEGRDRKEFGELIKAKGFVLPLDDFHTAERDQEIPFITEGLVEAAFRQRKVFENATKDTNDKEMQQTFEKMRTNWIVEEAWTMYHGLLKDNQVDQANEFYKQNNRGIIPDVAIHTVVIEAYANAGKANGALKAYKHMLANGVDPNLYTYSVLIKALSADSDFVLIARKYFLEMLDKRIIPNSDIYKAMSKGAKAEDMEFMEFAEAVLAKRIKVLNEKDGKEGDPEDLETILLMLEYGIPIKAESYNMIIKMIAFHNPCPSAVQYAKKYFLQMLEKGMQPDSGTYTLVMKAIACQSDSKTKVIEEAREFMKQIKDKGLVLDNPSYFEFHDHLEDAVDTFRMFEYATRIDDEEMKEIFLKWRIDREAVMKFGFDMLSGLVDDGYGDEAFELFEPVFETGIYPSFVMHTTIIQAYVAAGKIKGAFDAYLRMLAAKITHNLYTYSVLIKALSADPNLFKSAKVNLLDMMKKKMHPNAGTYTAVFEGFTRQGDKGVDEGREFLNQMKGNGFEPDEGAVREVLRGRKGEVVQEVMEILFDKSHLPCVSSLTNRLQNIMQ